One genomic region from Prosthecobacter debontii encodes:
- a CDS encoding acyloxyacyl hydrolase, whose protein sequence is MKILLPLLSLLASAALAGEAVPAISPTVQHEMLKPWQQNSIDLEAGYLWKIGGDTPLDYEIAPVILSWRPAYQLHHVFNSGAAIVMRSRFAAIGQAITQGPENHYFGLMAAPSLEFWNPDGTWSIYGQIGGGLGWIDSQGVTGGQGQDLTYNWFAAAGVSFAVTEKVDFRVGAMFQHLSNRGATDPNPGLNSAGFTMGVSWDF, encoded by the coding sequence ATGAAGATCCTCCTTCCCCTGCTTTCACTTTTGGCCTCGGCAGCACTCGCCGGGGAGGCCGTTCCGGCCATCAGCCCCACGGTTCAGCATGAGATGCTGAAGCCTTGGCAGCAAAACAGCATTGATCTGGAGGCCGGTTACCTGTGGAAAATCGGCGGTGATACACCTCTGGATTACGAGATCGCTCCGGTCATCCTGTCTTGGCGCCCAGCCTACCAGCTTCATCATGTCTTTAACAGCGGTGCCGCCATCGTGATGCGCAGCCGTTTCGCCGCCATTGGTCAGGCCATCACACAGGGACCAGAGAACCACTACTTCGGTCTCATGGCCGCCCCTTCCCTGGAGTTCTGGAATCCGGACGGCACCTGGTCCATCTACGGTCAGATCGGCGGTGGCTTGGGCTGGATCGACTCCCAGGGTGTGACCGGTGGCCAAGGTCAAGACCTCACCTACAACTGGTTTGCTGCGGCCGGCGTGTCGTTTGCAGTCACGGAAAAAGTGGATTTCCGTGTCGGTGCCATGTTCCAGCACCTTTCCAACCGGGGTGCGACTGATCCCAACCCTGGCCTGAACTCCGCAGGCTTTACCATGGGTGTGTCCTGGGATTTCTAA
- a CDS encoding carbamoyltransferase family protein — protein MVSRKRVLGLSAYYHDSAACLLEDGQVLAAAQEERFSRKKHDDRFPHHAVEFCLKHAGLSIDQVDYVAYYEKPFLKFERILETHLAFAPRGLKAFMMAMPTWLGEKLWLPQVIAKELGWDKQVLFAEHHESHAASAFFPSPFERAAVLTLDGVGEWATASFGVGSDNRVKILHEMRFPHSLGLLYSAFTYFAGFKVNSGEYKLMGLAPYGEPRYVQTILEHVIDLKADGSFAMNLAYFDYAAGLRMTSAKMNDLMGGPPREPESALTQREMDIACSIQVVTEEIILRMARHVKKETGEKYLCLAGGVALNCVANGKLLREGIFKDIYIQPAAGDAGGALGAALAVHHHYLDQPRQITVGQDWQQGTYLGSEYNEAEIKATLNGFNASFHSCGSIDELTQRTTQCLKQAKIVGWFQGRMEYGPRALGARSILADPRQPDMQSRLNLKIKFREGFRPFAPAILAGREAEWFDLDRPSPYMLLVAPVAESHRLPVDADLDHNHSGLSKLKIPRSTIAAVTHVDGSARIQSVDDQTHPVFHALITQFEKETGCPLLVNTSFNLRGEPVVESPAQAYTCFMRTDMDVLVIGPFLLFKEEQPPWEETENWRDEFQLD, from the coding sequence ATGGTTAGCCGGAAACGAGTTCTAGGTTTGTCTGCTTACTACCATGACTCGGCGGCTTGCCTCCTCGAAGACGGGCAGGTGCTCGCGGCTGCTCAGGAAGAACGCTTTAGCCGGAAGAAACACGATGATCGTTTCCCACATCATGCGGTCGAGTTTTGCCTGAAGCATGCGGGACTCTCGATCGATCAAGTGGACTACGTGGCTTACTATGAGAAGCCGTTCCTGAAGTTCGAGCGCATTTTGGAGACCCATTTGGCGTTTGCTCCCCGGGGCCTGAAAGCCTTCATGATGGCCATGCCGACGTGGCTGGGAGAGAAGCTGTGGTTACCGCAAGTGATTGCCAAAGAACTGGGATGGGACAAACAGGTCCTGTTTGCGGAGCATCACGAGTCGCATGCGGCATCCGCCTTTTTCCCTTCTCCATTTGAGCGTGCGGCGGTGCTCACGCTGGATGGAGTCGGAGAGTGGGCGACGGCTTCTTTCGGGGTGGGCAGTGACAATCGGGTGAAGATCCTCCATGAAATGCGCTTTCCGCATTCTCTGGGTTTATTGTATTCGGCCTTCACTTATTTCGCTGGTTTTAAGGTGAACTCGGGGGAGTATAAGCTGATGGGGTTAGCCCCGTATGGAGAGCCTCGTTACGTCCAAACCATCTTGGAGCATGTGATCGACCTCAAGGCCGATGGTTCGTTTGCGATGAATTTGGCCTACTTCGATTATGCGGCAGGCCTGCGAATGACGAGTGCCAAAATGAACGATCTCATGGGCGGGCCACCGAGAGAACCTGAGTCGGCTCTGACGCAACGAGAGATGGACATCGCATGCTCGATTCAGGTGGTAACAGAAGAAATCATCCTGCGAATGGCGAGGCATGTGAAAAAGGAAACCGGGGAAAAATACCTCTGCTTAGCGGGTGGAGTGGCTCTGAACTGCGTGGCGAATGGTAAGCTCTTGAGAGAGGGGATTTTTAAAGACATCTACATCCAGCCTGCGGCTGGGGATGCAGGCGGAGCACTAGGCGCTGCTTTGGCCGTGCACCATCATTACCTGGATCAACCCCGGCAAATCACGGTCGGCCAAGATTGGCAGCAGGGGACTTATCTCGGCAGCGAATATAATGAAGCGGAAATCAAAGCGACGCTCAATGGTTTCAACGCCTCGTTTCACTCCTGCGGCTCTATCGATGAACTGACTCAGCGCACCACCCAGTGTTTGAAGCAGGCTAAAATCGTGGGATGGTTTCAAGGCCGGATGGAGTATGGGCCACGTGCCTTGGGGGCTCGCTCCATTTTAGCCGATCCACGCCAGCCGGATATGCAAAGCCGACTGAATCTGAAGATCAAGTTCCGAGAGGGGTTCCGTCCCTTTGCTCCGGCCATCTTGGCAGGTCGGGAGGCCGAGTGGTTTGATCTGGACAGGCCAAGCCCTTACATGTTGTTAGTGGCTCCGGTGGCTGAATCTCACCGTTTGCCAGTGGATGCAGATTTGGACCATAATCACTCGGGGCTGAGTAAGTTGAAGATCCCTCGCTCCACCATCGCTGCCGTGACGCATGTGGATGGTTCAGCTCGGATTCAGAGTGTGGATGATCAGACTCACCCTGTCTTTCATGCATTGATCACTCAGTTTGAAAAAGAGACCGGCTGCCCTCTGCTGGTCAATACCTCATTCAATCTGCGAGGAGAGCCGGTGGTGGAGTCGCCAGCGCAGGCTTACACTTGCTTCATGCGGACGGACATGGATGTCCTGGTGATCGGGCCCTTCCTCCTTTTCAAAGAAGAGCAGCCCCCCTGGGAGGAAACCGAAAACTGGAGGGATGAATTTCAACTCGACTGA
- a CDS encoding lipopolysaccharide biosynthesis protein: MSLLPKIVQGSAMHVVEQAIRLTCALWLTPRMLNYLGETNYGLWGLLTSIFTQFVLLDLGLCTSMPRFLSRAIGQGNTEELCRSASTGTAGMFIIGVLAQIAGVVTWFGLPWFLKESHELGEARNVVIALMVTSLTFWLGRPLMLHLQSQLRRDLIALASIMRLLITTPSVAWALSNGRGIETVAWIHALGALGELILFFFFDRAFFRLVRWPWVNRAKARELLVFARWSYVLTTSERIRSGFSGADLFIVAAFLGSAMSGIYSLGQRLAYIFYEVAYAIVGAQLLSTFSQLDGAGDRERLKQSFVAASRISAQLAVIGGGILWATGPAFLKRWVPAQAEEATPVLLYLIIPHILCATQIPSRHLLISLARHRPLALTCLAGILLNLLLTVLWVQNFGMVGAAIATFVEMTLLYGIAIPWLVITQTEFPRRLVVWESLWKPLLKSSLLLSPAILSTHLWLGAAMATYTEIASAIVLLAVVFFTFLALGLLGKEEKRWFLTGYEILFKRPRPAVNA; the protein is encoded by the coding sequence ATGAGTTTGCTGCCAAAAATCGTGCAAGGATCAGCCATGCATGTGGTTGAGCAAGCGATTCGTTTGACTTGCGCATTATGGCTGACCCCCCGGATGCTCAACTATCTGGGAGAAACGAATTACGGACTGTGGGGACTGCTGACCTCGATCTTCACCCAATTCGTATTGTTAGATCTAGGGTTATGCACCTCGATGCCACGTTTCCTTTCACGTGCCATCGGTCAAGGCAATACCGAGGAGCTATGTCGCAGTGCTAGCACAGGCACAGCGGGCATGTTCATCATCGGTGTTTTAGCCCAAATCGCCGGCGTCGTCACCTGGTTCGGTCTGCCATGGTTTCTCAAGGAATCACATGAACTCGGTGAAGCCCGGAACGTCGTTATCGCCCTCATGGTCACGTCATTGACATTCTGGTTGGGCCGACCGCTGATGCTACACCTGCAAAGCCAGCTCCGGCGTGATCTTATAGCCCTCGCCTCCATCATGAGGTTGCTGATTACCACCCCCTCGGTTGCATGGGCTTTGTCAAATGGCCGTGGCATCGAGACCGTAGCCTGGATTCATGCCCTAGGGGCGCTCGGTGAATTGATCCTGTTCTTCTTTTTTGATCGGGCTTTTTTTCGTCTTGTTCGTTGGCCCTGGGTCAATCGGGCGAAAGCGCGTGAATTGCTCGTCTTTGCACGGTGGAGCTATGTGCTGACCACCTCGGAGCGCATCCGCAGCGGGTTCAGTGGGGCGGATCTTTTCATCGTCGCCGCCTTTCTCGGCAGCGCGATGTCTGGCATCTATTCGTTAGGCCAAAGATTGGCTTACATTTTCTATGAGGTAGCCTATGCCATCGTCGGCGCACAGCTCTTATCCACCTTCAGCCAACTCGATGGGGCCGGTGATCGAGAAAGGTTAAAACAGAGTTTTGTCGCAGCTTCACGCATTTCAGCACAGTTAGCAGTGATCGGGGGAGGTATCCTTTGGGCCACGGGCCCCGCCTTTCTAAAACGATGGGTGCCAGCTCAAGCCGAGGAAGCAACTCCCGTCCTTCTGTATTTGATCATCCCACATATTCTATGTGCCACCCAGATTCCCTCTCGTCATCTGTTGATTAGCCTCGCTCGGCATCGTCCCTTGGCTCTCACTTGCCTCGCCGGTATCCTTTTAAATCTACTGCTCACCGTTCTCTGGGTGCAAAATTTCGGCATGGTGGGCGCAGCTATTGCCACCTTCGTTGAAATGACCCTTCTCTACGGCATCGCTATCCCGTGGCTGGTGATCACGCAGACCGAGTTCCCCCGCCGTCTGGTGGTGTGGGAAAGTCTTTGGAAACCGCTGCTCAAAAGCTCTCTTTTACTCAGTCCGGCTATTTTATCGACTCATTTGTGGCTGGGAGCAGCCATGGCCACTTACACGGAGATCGCCTCGGCCATCGTGTTATTGGCCGTCGTGTTCTTCACCTTCCTCGCTCTCGGTCTGCTGGGTAAAGAGGAGAAACGTTGGTTTTTGACAGGCTATGAGATCCTTTTCAAAAGGCCGCGGCCTGCCGTCAATGCATAA
- a CDS encoding Gfo/Idh/MocA family protein, with amino-acid sequence MSSARSSRRQFLTQSTLLAGVLGFPAIVSSRSPNAKLNLAFIGVGGRGAANIQALVGTTLYPKKPKEGEPVPVPQEPTENVVAICDVNGLNLDKAASVFTKAKPYRDFRKLYEECKDFDAVVVSTTEHTHAYATLPALRMKKPVYCEKPLTRDVAEARLITQAAAAAGVATQMGTQIHGLPNYRRVVELVQSGAIGPVREVHVCVSRAWGLQSQEEATANGDIVHVTERPKEEQTPPPYLDWDLWLGPAPYRPYHEVYFPGPKWYRWWDFGNGTMSDLGSHWNDLPFWALKLDAPLSVEASGPEPHPEIAPATMSAVYEYGPRGEMPACKVHWHQGATQPEVWKNDPFIGTWKNGVLFIGDKGMLLSDYNKHVLLPEADFKDFQRPKPFIADSPGQHIEWLNAIRNGTPTGSPFSYAGSLTEANHLGNVAFRAGGKILWDAKAMKITNNEAANRFLSRTPRAGWKLG; translated from the coding sequence ATGTCTTCAGCGCGTTCCTCTCGTCGGCAGTTTCTGACTCAAAGTACACTCCTGGCTGGCGTCTTGGGTTTCCCCGCTATCGTCAGTTCACGCTCGCCGAATGCCAAGCTGAACCTCGCCTTTATCGGTGTCGGTGGGCGTGGCGCTGCCAATATCCAGGCCTTGGTCGGCACCACGCTGTATCCCAAGAAACCGAAAGAGGGAGAGCCTGTTCCCGTGCCTCAAGAGCCAACGGAAAACGTCGTGGCCATCTGCGATGTCAATGGCCTGAACCTGGACAAAGCTGCCTCGGTTTTCACCAAGGCCAAGCCTTATCGAGACTTCCGGAAGCTGTATGAGGAGTGCAAAGACTTCGATGCCGTGGTGGTTAGCACTACAGAGCACACGCATGCCTATGCCACTCTGCCGGCTCTGCGGATGAAGAAACCGGTTTACTGCGAAAAGCCGCTGACACGAGATGTGGCTGAAGCTCGGCTCATCACGCAGGCGGCGGCTGCGGCAGGAGTCGCCACCCAAATGGGCACGCAGATTCATGGCCTGCCTAACTATCGCCGTGTGGTGGAACTCGTGCAAAGCGGGGCCATCGGGCCTGTGCGTGAAGTGCATGTCTGTGTCTCCCGGGCTTGGGGGCTGCAAAGCCAGGAGGAAGCCACGGCCAATGGCGATATCGTGCATGTCACGGAACGGCCGAAAGAAGAACAGACACCGCCCCCCTATTTGGATTGGGATCTCTGGCTGGGCCCTGCGCCCTATCGTCCCTATCATGAAGTCTATTTCCCTGGGCCCAAATGGTATCGCTGGTGGGATTTCGGCAATGGCACGATGTCCGATCTCGGCAGTCACTGGAATGATCTGCCATTCTGGGCGCTTAAATTGGATGCACCGTTGAGTGTCGAGGCCTCAGGGCCTGAACCTCATCCTGAGATCGCCCCGGCAACGATGTCGGCGGTGTATGAGTATGGCCCACGTGGGGAGATGCCTGCGTGCAAGGTTCACTGGCATCAAGGAGCGACCCAACCAGAAGTGTGGAAAAACGATCCCTTCATCGGCACCTGGAAGAATGGCGTTCTCTTCATTGGCGACAAAGGCATGCTGCTGTCGGACTACAACAAGCATGTGCTCCTGCCTGAAGCCGACTTTAAAGACTTTCAACGGCCCAAGCCTTTCATTGCCGACTCACCAGGACAACACATCGAGTGGCTGAACGCGATCCGAAATGGCACACCGACTGGCAGTCCCTTCAGCTATGCCGGTTCGCTGACCGAAGCAAACCATCTGGGCAATGTCGCCTTCCGCGCGGGTGGCAAGATCCTCTGGGATGCCAAGGCCATGAAGATCACCAACAACGAGGCCGCCAACCGTTTCCTGAGCCGGACTCCACGAGCGGGTTGGAAGCTGGGGTGA
- a CDS encoding class I adenylate-forming enzyme family protein — protein sequence MFSIVEAIRERATPEAVALVQKDRTLNYQDLFKQSDAMADAIRQHAPRDASRPDRLRIGVHFPSSLDYVPLALATLTAGACFVPIPDELAEEEKRDLATRTALDYVLVSEPLATWLPEGSVKVGEFTLAEQKVQIQRLPAATTNFPVADFEGINPAFIRFSSGTTGKSKGVLLSHESLLERITSANEGLQIGPGDRVLWVLPMAHHFAVSIVLYLYHGATTIIEETHLGEDLLRAGAEQKATVMYGSPVHYRQLVEAPPVGEWTALRLAVATAAALDAATAEKFRTRFGRDLVQGLGIIELGLPVLNLTGAQEAPEAIGLPLSAYECLLKDDSGKEPPQGEAGEICLRGKGMFDAYLDPWMLRAQVVDAEGWFATGDLGKRDSAGRVTICGRKKTLINVGGMKVFPEEVERIIDSHPKVQRSLVEARVHALYGEVPIVRYIPSPEGAPTTMELRNHCRAHLAGYKIPLIFTVTQELPLTASGKLKRA from the coding sequence ATGTTCAGCATTGTCGAAGCCATCCGTGAACGTGCGACGCCCGAGGCGGTCGCGTTGGTCCAGAAAGACCGCACGCTCAATTATCAAGACCTCTTCAAGCAAAGTGATGCCATGGCGGACGCGATCCGCCAGCATGCACCGCGTGATGCGTCCCGGCCTGACCGCTTGCGCATCGGTGTGCACTTCCCCAGCAGCCTAGACTATGTGCCGCTGGCCCTGGCGACCCTGACTGCAGGAGCCTGCTTCGTGCCGATTCCCGATGAATTGGCGGAGGAGGAAAAGCGTGATCTCGCTACCCGCACGGCACTGGATTACGTGCTCGTGTCAGAACCCCTCGCCACTTGGCTGCCCGAAGGCAGTGTGAAAGTCGGCGAATTCACTCTGGCCGAACAAAAAGTGCAAATCCAGCGTCTACCAGCCGCAACAACGAACTTCCCTGTCGCGGACTTCGAAGGCATCAATCCAGCCTTCATCCGATTCAGCTCCGGCACCACGGGCAAATCCAAAGGCGTGCTGCTGTCTCACGAGTCCCTGCTGGAGCGCATCACCTCCGCCAATGAGGGGCTGCAGATCGGTCCGGGAGATCGTGTCCTGTGGGTGCTGCCCATGGCGCATCACTTCGCCGTCTCCATCGTGCTTTACCTGTATCACGGAGCCACGACCATCATTGAGGAAACGCACCTCGGTGAAGATCTCCTGCGTGCAGGTGCCGAGCAGAAGGCCACCGTCATGTATGGCAGCCCCGTGCACTACCGTCAGCTCGTGGAGGCCCCGCCCGTGGGTGAATGGACCGCGCTGCGTCTCGCCGTCGCCACCGCAGCGGCTCTGGATGCGGCCACAGCCGAGAAGTTCCGCACTCGTTTCGGGCGTGACCTCGTGCAGGGCCTGGGCATCATTGAGCTGGGTTTACCCGTGCTCAATCTGACGGGCGCTCAAGAGGCCCCTGAAGCCATTGGCCTTCCCCTCAGTGCCTATGAGTGTCTCCTCAAGGATGATTCGGGCAAGGAACCTCCCCAGGGAGAAGCCGGGGAGATTTGCCTGCGTGGCAAAGGCATGTTCGATGCCTATCTCGACCCCTGGATGCTGCGTGCGCAAGTCGTCGATGCCGAGGGCTGGTTCGCCACGGGTGACCTGGGCAAACGCGACAGCGCAGGCCGGGTGACCATCTGCGGGCGCAAGAAAACACTCATCAATGTGGGCGGCATGAAAGTCTTCCCTGAAGAGGTGGAGCGCATCATCGACTCCCACCCCAAGGTGCAGCGCTCTCTCGTCGAAGCACGTGTGCATGCTCTCTATGGGGAGGTGCCCATTGTCCGCTACATCCCGAGTCCAGAAGGTGCCCCGACGACGATGGAACTGCGCAATCACTGCCGCGCTCATCTGGCCGGGTATAAGATCCCGCTCATCTTTACCGTCACTCAGGAACTGCCGCTGACGGCCAGCGGCAAGCTGAAGCGGGCCTAA
- a CDS encoding PEP-CTERM sorting domain-containing protein (PEP-CTERM proteins occur, often in large numbers, in the proteomes of bacteria that also encode an exosortase, a predicted intramembrane cysteine proteinase. The presence of a PEP-CTERM domain at a protein's C-terminus predicts cleavage within the sorting domain, followed by covalent anchoring to some some component of the (usually Gram-negative) cell surface. Many PEP-CTERM proteins exhibit an unusual sequence composition that includes large numbers of potential glycosylation sites. Expression of one such protein has been shown restore the ability of a bacterium to form floc, a type of biofilm.), translating to MLSTFRLTTTCCLLALALGWTVPSDAAVLLQDSFVNGDKAVPDSTTVGNWTGYSGAAVTESGGLLTVSTTASGGSSSSNFSTPVNSAINPFTTQVNVSVREFALFGTETYESANVGRFRLGLISTLGSFYGTNDAFALEINGNGTGFRLGTKFNNTAGDPNGLTASASSFSSAITGFDLSVTDSTWALVLYSGSDVLYDNSGTWSLGDVDTWGTGTGNDGSSALLMAVQNSGATGTPTGYKSFSIGSIEITTGTSVVPEPSRLLFLGLAMTALVFRRQRPRRG from the coding sequence ATGCTTTCCACATTCCGTCTTACCACCACTTGCTGCCTTCTCGCCTTAGCTTTGGGATGGACTGTCCCTAGTGACGCCGCCGTTTTACTCCAAGATAGCTTCGTCAATGGAGACAAGGCCGTGCCAGACAGCACCACGGTGGGTAACTGGACCGGCTACAGCGGCGCTGCAGTCACGGAATCTGGCGGCCTGCTCACCGTCAGCACTACCGCTAGCGGAGGTTCTTCTTCGTCGAATTTTTCTACGCCGGTCAATTCCGCCATCAATCCCTTCACCACGCAGGTGAATGTCTCCGTGCGCGAGTTTGCCCTGTTCGGCACCGAAACCTATGAAAGTGCCAATGTGGGCCGCTTTCGCCTCGGTCTGATTTCGACGTTGGGTTCGTTTTACGGCACCAACGATGCCTTCGCTCTGGAGATCAATGGCAATGGCACGGGCTTCAGGTTGGGCACGAAGTTCAACAATACCGCAGGTGATCCCAACGGCCTAACCGCCTCGGCCAGCAGCTTCTCCAGCGCCATCACCGGTTTTGACCTCTCCGTCACCGACTCCACTTGGGCACTGGTGCTTTATTCAGGTTCGGACGTTCTCTATGATAACTCGGGCACTTGGTCCCTCGGCGATGTCGATACTTGGGGGACGGGCACAGGCAACGATGGATCTTCCGCGCTCCTCATGGCGGTGCAAAACTCTGGAGCCACCGGCACGCCGACAGGTTACAAATCCTTCTCCATCGGCAGCATCGAGATCACCACGGGCACCTCGGTGGTGCCAGAGCCTTCGCGTCTGTTGTTTCTTGGCTTAGCCATGACCGCGCTCGTGTTCAGACGTCAGCGGCCACGACGTGGCTAA
- a CDS encoding L,D-transpeptidase family protein — translation MMFVRLILPGLLALVTLVSSCSTQGYYGPSYYGQNLFRYGRQGVHTVGRLPGRFINAIRGDGSFWYADEMYGRPSIMINLGEQMVYLYKGGQLAGGSPISSGSEGYDTRPGRYKVIEKDIDHKSSIYGDYEDMYGNVIMTNIDNRKDRRPPGTRFEGAKMYYFMRIYGGVGMHQGYLPGYPASHGCIRLPGHMAEKFFHACPMGTPVTVVP, via the coding sequence ATGATGTTTGTTCGCTTGATACTTCCTGGCTTGTTGGCGCTCGTGACGCTGGTTTCCAGTTGCTCCACCCAGGGGTATTATGGTCCCTCTTATTATGGGCAGAATCTCTTCCGTTATGGCAGGCAGGGCGTGCACACCGTCGGGCGGCTGCCAGGGCGATTTATCAATGCCATACGAGGTGACGGCTCCTTTTGGTATGCAGACGAGATGTATGGGCGTCCCTCCATCATGATCAATCTAGGTGAACAAATGGTTTACCTCTACAAAGGGGGGCAATTGGCGGGTGGTTCGCCCATTTCCTCAGGCTCAGAAGGCTACGATACCCGACCCGGGCGTTACAAGGTGATCGAGAAGGATATCGATCACAAATCCTCCATCTACGGGGATTACGAGGACATGTATGGCAATGTGATCATGACCAATATCGACAATCGCAAAGATCGTCGTCCTCCAGGCACGCGATTCGAGGGCGCGAAGATGTATTACTTCATGCGCATCTACGGCGGCGTGGGCATGCACCAGGGCTATCTGCCGGGGTATCCCGCCAGCCATGGCTGCATCCGCCTTCCGGGGCACATGGCGGAGAAGTTTTTCCATGCCTGCCCCATGGGCACTCCGGTGACGGTGGTGCCGTGA
- a CDS encoding ABC-F family ATP-binding cassette domain-containing protein, translating to MLSVSNVSKTYAGRTLFSAVSFHINRGEKIGLIGPNGAGKSTLFSLLLRESTPDDGLVTMEKGLDFGFLPQESAPIDDVTVLELATSHVHEHSRWEAEPKAKRILKGLAFRETDFDRNARTLSGGWVMRAHLARLLVQEPDLLLLDEPTNHLDLESLIWFQEYLQGYPGAILMISHDREFLNALTDTILEIAHSKVNRYRGNYDDYLREKAAREEQMQGAFENQQREIAKLQQWADRFKAKANFASRAQDKLKMIDRMEKLEGPATAAKTVKFRFPQPPRSGQRVLTMKGLDFAYGQTPVYQGLDFEVERGQRIVLVGPNGAGKSTLLKLLAGALQPQGGKRDLGHNVKLGYFAQYRGDVLNMRHTVLQSAMDLPSRPGENLCRTLLGSFLFHGDDVFKPVGVLSGGEKSRLALVRLLLDPPNLLLMDEPTTHLDMGSIDALINALEDFEGTLVFISHDVHFIRAMARSVIHIAGGVLTPYAGDYQYFLDKTKATSAREALTASLTNSQPGAWEAPKKSYNAPKSKEQKRLEAEARNARAKGRKDLEKTVTRIEEELAALDTRKLELVALLQDGATYADAAKFKALTKELEEIEPRISTKTTQWEKAAEELEALIAKEAAG from the coding sequence ATGCTCTCTGTTTCCAATGTCAGTAAAACCTACGCTGGCCGCACGCTTTTCAGCGCGGTGTCGTTCCACATCAACCGTGGGGAAAAAATCGGTCTGATTGGGCCCAATGGAGCCGGAAAGTCCACTCTGTTTTCTCTCCTCCTGCGTGAGAGCACGCCAGACGATGGCCTAGTGACCATGGAAAAGGGGCTGGATTTTGGTTTCCTCCCCCAGGAGAGCGCCCCCATCGACGACGTCACCGTGCTGGAACTGGCCACGAGCCACGTTCATGAGCACAGCCGCTGGGAGGCCGAGCCAAAGGCCAAGCGCATCCTCAAAGGGTTGGCGTTTCGTGAGACCGATTTTGATCGCAATGCCCGCACCCTGAGTGGAGGCTGGGTCATGCGTGCGCACCTAGCGCGGTTGTTGGTGCAGGAGCCGGATCTGCTGCTGCTGGATGAGCCGACCAACCACCTGGATTTGGAATCCCTCATCTGGTTCCAGGAATACCTACAGGGTTATCCAGGCGCCATCCTCATGATCTCGCACGATCGTGAATTCCTGAATGCATTGACTGACACGATCCTGGAAATCGCGCACAGTAAGGTGAATCGGTATCGCGGGAACTACGATGACTACCTGCGCGAGAAAGCGGCGCGTGAGGAGCAGATGCAAGGTGCGTTTGAAAACCAGCAGCGAGAGATCGCCAAGCTCCAGCAGTGGGCGGATCGCTTCAAAGCCAAGGCCAACTTTGCCTCCCGTGCACAGGACAAGCTGAAGATGATCGACCGCATGGAGAAGCTGGAAGGTCCTGCCACAGCGGCGAAGACGGTGAAGTTCCGTTTCCCTCAGCCCCCTCGTAGTGGCCAGCGCGTGCTGACCATGAAAGGCCTGGACTTCGCGTATGGTCAGACACCGGTTTATCAAGGTCTGGACTTCGAGGTGGAGCGCGGTCAGCGCATTGTCTTGGTGGGGCCTAACGGCGCGGGTAAATCCACGCTCTTGAAACTCTTGGCCGGAGCTTTGCAACCCCAAGGCGGTAAGCGCGATCTCGGGCATAACGTGAAGCTGGGTTACTTCGCTCAATATCGCGGTGATGTGCTCAACATGCGCCACACGGTGCTACAGTCCGCCATGGATCTGCCCAGCCGCCCAGGCGAGAACCTCTGCCGCACTTTGCTCGGTTCGTTTTTGTTTCATGGCGATGATGTCTTCAAGCCTGTGGGCGTCCTGAGCGGGGGTGAAAAATCTCGACTCGCTCTAGTGCGCTTGTTGTTAGACCCGCCGAATCTGTTGCTGATGGATGAGCCAACGACGCACTTGGACATGGGCAGCATCGACGCTCTGATCAATGCCTTGGAGGACTTCGAAGGCACCCTGGTATTCATCAGTCACGATGTGCACTTCATCCGAGCCATGGCGCGAAGCGTGATCCACATCGCCGGCGGCGTGCTCACACCTTACGCGGGGGATTATCAATACTTCCTGGATAAGACCAAGGCCACCTCGGCCCGTGAAGCATTGACGGCCAGCCTGACCAACAGCCAGCCTGGAGCCTGGGAAGCCCCCAAGAAGAGTTACAACGCTCCCAAATCCAAGGAGCAAAAGCGATTGGAAGCGGAGGCGCGCAACGCCCGAGCCAAAGGTCGAAAGGACTTGGAGAAAACCGTAACCCGTATTGAGGAAGAACTCGCGGCTCTGGACACCCGCAAACTGGAACTGGTCGCTTTGCTGCAAGATGGCGCAACTTACGCAGACGCGGCGAAGTTTAAGGCCCTCACCAAAGAACTTGAGGAAATCGAACCTCGGATTTCGACGAAAACGACCCAATGGGAAAAGGCGGCGGAAGAACTCGAGGCCTTGATCGCTAAAGAGGCTGCGGGATGA